From the genome of Carassius gibelio isolate Cgi1373 ecotype wild population from Czech Republic chromosome A16, carGib1.2-hapl.c, whole genome shotgun sequence, one region includes:
- the LOC128030670 gene encoding interferon-inducible GTPase 5, translating into MTEDSSADLYFSQALERLGECDANLAVAKAKEKLDGLDSVTLNIAVAGETGAGKSAFINAFRGLDDDDDNSAPTGITETTKQATMYTHPSKSNVRLWDLPGTGMPNFKANNFLKEVKFETYDLFIIISSERFKENDVFLAKEIEKKQKRFYFVRTKIDNDIRSVAKTRNFDEQKVLCTIREDCRRNVKELGNPKVFLISSYDLGKYDFHDLVDTLESELIENKRFALVQSVPVCSLAMLEKKKAFMEKLIWLAGVASGLGAIVPVPLLPVVIDKMVLTTFIVQCHYALGLNENSLIVLSERTNKPLSQLKSAIKSPLALAVVDKLRIMPRTSVVKPMKSLEELLDAKLLVTNFVNASKAFNATCAVLRGALNDMINDMRQVLQAAGLNE; encoded by the coding sequence ATGACAGAAGATTCTTCTGCTGACTTATACTTCTCCCAAGCTTTGGAGAGACTGGGAGAATGTGACGCAAATCTAGCTGTTGCAAAGGCTAAAGAAAAACTGGACGGTCTTGATAGTGTGACTCTGAATATTGCAGTGGCTGGGGAAACAGGAGCAGGAAAGTCTGCATTCATCAATGCATTTCGAGgtctggatgatgatgatgacaattcTGCACCAACTGGAATAACTGAAACAACAAAGCAAGCCACCATGTATACCCATCCCTCAAAGTCAAATGTCCGACTGTGGGACCTGCCAGGGACTGGCATGCCTAATTTCAAGGCTAACAATTTCCTCAAGGAAGTGAAATTTGAGACTTATGATTTATTCATCATCATTTCCTCTGAGAGGTTCAAGGAAAATGATGTCTTTCTGGCCAAGGAGATTGAaaaaaagcagaagaggttttatTTTGTCCGGACCAAGATTGACAATGACATCCGGTCAGTGGCAAAGACAAGAAATTTCGATGAGCAGAAGGTACTTTGCACAATTAGAGAGGACTGTCGCAGAAATGTGAAGGAGCTGGGAAACCCCAAGGTGTTCCTGATTTCCTCTTATGACTTGGGAAAATATGACTTCCATGACCTGGTAGATACCCTAGAGTCAGAGCTTATAGAAAACAAGAGATTTGCTCTGGTCCAGTCTGTGCCTGTGTGCTCTCTGGCTATGCTAGAGAAGAAAAAAGCGTTTATGGAGAAGTTGATTTGGCTTGCAGGAGTAGCCTCAGGTCTGGGAGCCATTGTCCCTGTTCCTTTATTACCTGTGGTCATTGACAAGATGGTATTGACGACCTTTATTGTACAATGTCATTACGCTCTGGGTTTGAATGAGAATTCACTCATCGTACTGTCTGAGAGAACGAACAAGCCTCTTTCACAGCTGAAATCAGCTATTAAGTCTCCTTTAGCATTAGCAGTAGTAGACAAACTGAGAATTATGCCTCGTACATCCGTGGTAAAACCAATGAAAAGCTTAGAAGAACTGCTTGATGCTAAACTTCTGGTAACAAATTTTGTGAATGCGTCCAAGGCCTTCAATGCAACATGCGCTGTCTTGCGTGGAGCACTAAATGACATGATAAATGACATGAGACAGGTTCTTCAAGCTGCAGGtttgaatgaataa